In a single window of the Bacillus mycoides genome:
- a CDS encoding response regulator transcription factor, which yields MKDIRILIADDDKEIRDLLKRYLERELYMVDTAINGEEALCLFNKNNYNLVILDLMMPKVDGIEVCRKLRDTTNIPILMLTAKDHEVDKILGLSIGADDYITKPFSIHEVVARVKALMRRFLVLGSNTNVQEKTALTFKGLTIDFKKYTVHTNGKEINLTGKELELLKFFASNPEQVFTKTQLFRNVWDDNYIEDDNTVMVHIRKLRKKIEIDSSNPKFIQTVWGIGYKFVGEKVEK from the coding sequence ATGAAAGATATACGTATTCTTATAGCAGATGACGATAAAGAAATTCGAGACTTATTAAAAAGATATTTAGAACGAGAATTATATATGGTAGATACTGCAATTAATGGCGAAGAAGCGTTGTGCTTATTTAACAAAAATAACTACAACCTCGTTATATTAGATCTTATGATGCCGAAAGTAGATGGTATCGAAGTGTGTAGAAAACTTAGAGATACAACCAACATTCCTATATTAATGCTAACTGCTAAAGATCACGAAGTTGATAAAATTTTGGGCTTAAGCATAGGTGCTGATGATTATATTACGAAACCTTTCAGTATTCACGAAGTGGTTGCAAGAGTAAAAGCTCTTATGCGACGTTTTTTAGTTCTTGGAAGTAACACTAACGTACAAGAGAAAACAGCTTTAACATTTAAAGGACTAACTATCGATTTTAAAAAATACACAGTCCATACGAACGGAAAAGAAATCAACTTAACTGGAAAAGAACTTGAACTATTAAAATTCTTCGCTTCAAACCCAGAGCAAGTATTTACGAAAACACAACTCTTTCGGAATGTATGGGACGATAATTATATAGAAGATGATAATACAGTTATGGTGCATATTAGAAAGCTTAGAAAGAAAATAGAAATCGATTCTTCCAATCCAAAATTCATTCAGACTGTATGGGGAATCGGTTATAAGTTTGTAGGTGAAAAGGTTGAAAAATGA
- a CDS encoding sensor histidine kinase, whose protein sequence is MKNDKILILISLQLIICGLLNIDMGYHVKISLFIALIIITIYLFFSRVHFIQSNESMVTKLSRALKGNLQTRLFTNNDRSLNSIVFSINDLITALEKGQIEARKSQEARKQLLSNISHDIRTPLTSIIGYIDALKDDVAASEVEKQEYLEILYKKSNDLKHLVDEIFNMAKLDADEFPLKEEELDFSEVTREVLIEFLPELSKHNIELQVLIPESTSPIIADHLSLIRIIGNLIKNAIHHGKAGKIVGVELLETNTEYELLIWDKGPGIPKHDLQNVFKRMYRSEQSRNPSYGGSGLGLSISKALVEKNGGSIWVDSIPWERTTFGFSVPKHTTFKK, encoded by the coding sequence TTGAAAAATGATAAGATCCTCATTCTTATTTCATTACAACTTATCATTTGCGGACTTTTAAATATAGATATGGGATACCATGTAAAAATATCTTTATTTATTGCTCTTATCATAATCACAATATATCTTTTCTTTTCAAGAGTTCACTTTATTCAAAGCAACGAATCGATGGTTACTAAATTAAGCCGTGCACTTAAAGGGAATTTACAAACGAGGCTATTCACAAATAACGACCGTTCACTAAATAGTATCGTGTTTTCAATAAACGACTTAATAACTGCATTAGAAAAGGGTCAGATCGAAGCAAGGAAATCCCAAGAAGCTAGAAAACAACTTTTATCTAATATCTCACATGATATCCGAACACCACTTACTTCTATTATTGGATATATTGATGCTTTAAAAGATGATGTCGCTGCTTCTGAAGTAGAAAAGCAAGAATATCTTGAAATACTTTATAAGAAATCGAATGACTTAAAACATCTGGTCGATGAAATCTTTAATATGGCCAAGCTAGATGCTGATGAATTTCCATTAAAAGAAGAAGAACTCGATTTTTCTGAAGTTACTAGAGAAGTATTAATCGAATTTTTACCCGAGCTATCAAAACATAACATTGAACTACAAGTTCTCATACCAGAATCTACTTCCCCTATTATTGCAGATCACCTTAGCCTTATACGAATTATAGGTAATCTAATAAAAAACGCTATCCATCACGGAAAAGCTGGGAAAATAGTAGGAGTCGAACTACTAGAAACCAATACAGAATATGAGCTTCTTATTTGGGACAAGGGACCCGGTATTCCAAAACATGATTTACAAAACGTATTTAAGCGGATGTACCGCAGCGAACAATCAAGAAATCCTTCTTACGGTGGTAGTGGCCTCGGACTTTCTATTTCTAAAGCCCTCGTTGAAAAAAATGGTGGGAGCATATGGGTTGACAGTATTCCCTGGGAACGAACTACTTTTGGTTTTTCCGTCCCAAAACACACTACTTTTAAGAAATAG
- a CDS encoding ABC transporter ATP-binding protein gives MPPINTIIKTTNLTKVYGNQKSVDNLNINVQQGEIYGFIGRNGAGKTTTIRMLLSLIKPTSGNIEIFGEDLLRNPKEILRRIGSIVEVPGFYENLTARENLLINAKIIGVHKRNAIEEALEIVGLQHETKKLVGKYSLGMKQRLGIARALLHYPELLILDEPTNGLDPIGIKEMRKLIKSLAQDRNITILISSHILAEVEQLVDRMGIIHEGRLLEEVSLDTLRKANRKYIEFQVNNDNKAAMLLEKHFQIFDYEVHDEGNIRVYSHFGQQGHINRTLVRNDVEVLKIVMSEDRLEDYFTKLVGGGAIG, from the coding sequence GTGCCCCCTATAAATACAATTATAAAAACGACAAACCTTACTAAAGTTTATGGGAACCAAAAGTCAGTAGATAATCTAAATATAAATGTACAGCAAGGAGAGATTTATGGATTCATAGGGCGTAACGGTGCTGGTAAAACAACTACAATCCGTATGCTGCTTAGTCTTATAAAACCTACAAGTGGAAATATAGAAATATTCGGTGAGGATTTACTTCGGAATCCAAAAGAAATTTTAAGAAGAATTGGTTCTATCGTTGAAGTCCCAGGATTTTATGAAAACTTAACTGCAAGAGAGAACTTATTAATTAATGCAAAGATAATTGGAGTTCACAAAAGGAATGCAATTGAAGAAGCATTAGAAATTGTAGGCTTGCAGCACGAAACAAAAAAATTAGTAGGAAAATACTCTTTAGGAATGAAGCAACGCTTAGGAATTGCACGTGCTCTTCTCCATTATCCTGAACTACTCATACTAGATGAACCAACTAACGGACTAGATCCAATCGGTATTAAAGAAATGCGAAAACTCATTAAATCTTTAGCTCAAGACAGAAATATAACGATACTCATTTCTAGTCATATATTAGCTGAGGTGGAACAACTAGTCGATCGTATGGGAATTATTCATGAAGGAAGGTTATTAGAAGAAGTTTCTCTTGATACACTGCGTAAAGCCAATCGTAAGTACATAGAATTCCAGGTAAATAATGATAATAAAGCTGCGATGCTATTAGAAAAGCATTTTCAAATTTTTGATTATGAGGTACATGATGAAGGAAATATTCGCGTTTATTCTCACTTTGGACAGCAAGGACACATTAATAGAACGTTAGTTCGTAATGATGTTGAAGTATTAAAAATTGTGATGAGCGAAGATAGACTAGAAGATTATTTCACCAAACTAGTTGGGGGTGGCGCAATTGGTTAA
- a CDS encoding ABC transporter permease has product MVNLLYTELLKLKRSNMFLISIIGAGVAPFLVVVASYIHMKTKQPTPTILFGQLFTEVNLYTTLIIGFPLYGVVIAYLFTREYTEDTLKNLLTIPVSRISFIISKFILLFLWIMMLTLVAWTLTLLLGLIGSFPGFSITLLLGSLIKFLICGGLLFLLSSPIVLLTLVMKTYVPPIILTIIITMTNLMIVNSKHKDLFPWTATLDIANNELQPTYPSEYSYIIIAVTAIFGFITTLFYFKRVDIH; this is encoded by the coding sequence TTGGTTAATCTTCTTTATACAGAACTATTAAAATTGAAACGATCCAATATGTTTTTGATTAGTATTATCGGAGCAGGTGTCGCGCCATTTTTAGTGGTTGTAGCTTCTTATATACACATGAAGACAAAGCAACCTACTCCAACTATTTTATTTGGTCAACTGTTCACTGAAGTTAACCTATACACTACTTTAATTATAGGATTCCCCTTATATGGAGTTGTGATCGCTTATCTATTTACCCGTGAATACACGGAAGATACATTAAAAAATTTGCTAACTATCCCAGTATCACGTATTAGCTTTATTATAAGTAAGTTTATCCTTCTATTCCTTTGGATCATGATGCTAACTTTAGTTGCTTGGACGCTAACTTTATTATTAGGGCTAATAGGTAGCTTCCCTGGGTTTAGTATCACCTTACTTTTAGGCTCTCTCATAAAATTTTTAATATGTGGTGGACTTCTCTTTCTTTTGTCTTCACCTATTGTACTACTAACTCTTGTAATGAAGACCTATGTACCGCCTATTATATTAACAATCATTATTACAATGACTAACCTTATGATCGTAAATTCAAAACATAAAGACCTATTCCCATGGACCGCTACTCTAGATATAGCAAATAACGAATTACAACCGACTTATCCATCAGAGTATTCTTATATCATCATTGCAGTAACAGCGATTTTCGGATTTATTACAACACTATTCTATTTTAAAAGGGTGGATATTCATTAA
- the bacA gene encoding undecaprenyl-diphosphate phosphatase, giving the protein MSDLIIAFILGIVEGLAEFLPISSTGHLILVGHLLGFEGERAKTFEIVIQLGAILAIAILYHKRLVSLCNIKPLLRKEKKFNALHVFLGVFPAVVVGLLLHDVIKTYLFQPYTVVIGLVAGAILMIFAEAKKAEATAFSLDDLTYRQALTIGLFQCLAVYPGFSRAGSTISGGLLAKVNYKAASEFSFLIAIPVMAGATGLDLLKSWKYLSVDDIPMFAVGFITSFLVAMLAVVTFLKLLEKIGLKPFAYYRILLAIVFTLFVLL; this is encoded by the coding sequence ATGAGCGATCTTATCATTGCCTTCATACTTGGTATTGTAGAAGGGTTAGCTGAATTTTTACCCATCTCTTCTACTGGCCATCTTATATTAGTCGGACATTTATTAGGTTTTGAAGGAGAAAGGGCAAAAACGTTTGAAATTGTCATACAGTTAGGAGCAATTTTAGCTATCGCGATTTTATATCATAAACGCCTTGTTTCTTTATGTAATATTAAACCCCTTCTACGGAAAGAGAAAAAATTCAATGCATTACATGTTTTTCTCGGTGTATTCCCAGCAGTAGTTGTTGGCCTATTATTACATGATGTTATTAAAACATACTTATTTCAGCCGTATACTGTCGTAATCGGACTTGTAGCAGGAGCAATTCTTATGATTTTTGCAGAAGCAAAAAAAGCAGAGGCAACCGCCTTTTCACTAGATGATTTAACATACCGTCAAGCATTAACAATTGGATTATTTCAATGCTTAGCAGTATATCCTGGCTTCTCTAGAGCGGGCTCTACTATTTCTGGAGGGCTATTAGCAAAAGTAAATTATAAGGCTGCATCTGAGTTCTCTTTTCTCATTGCCATTCCTGTAATGGCCGGAGCTACAGGGTTAGACTTATTAAAAAGTTGGAAGTATTTAAGTGTAGATGATATTCCTATGTTTGCGGTAGGATTCATTACCTCTTTTCTTGTAGCAATGCTAGCGGTAGTAACCTTCCTGAAGCTTTTAGAAAAGATAGGTTTAAAACCTTTTGCATATTATCGTATTTTGTTAGCCATTGTATTTACACTTTTCGTATTGCTATAG
- a CDS encoding ASCH domain-containing protein, translating into MNPLAQSYWDTYWGNNKKPESVTAWQFGDSPDYLAQLVIDGVKTATCSGHIFYELENEPLPTTNDYSIVLNSQDEPVAIIKTIEVTIMPMNEVTEEFAVAEGEGDLTYNYWRDTHIQFFTKELSELGLSFSEDMLLVCERFKLIDVKNKVKL; encoded by the coding sequence ATGAATCCATTAGCACAATCATATTGGGATACTTATTGGGGAAACAATAAAAAACCAGAATCTGTTACAGCTTGGCAATTTGGTGATTCTCCTGATTATCTCGCTCAATTAGTCATTGATGGTGTGAAAACCGCAACATGCTCGGGCCATATTTTTTACGAATTAGAAAATGAACCACTACCAACAACTAACGATTATAGTATTGTACTCAATAGTCAGGATGAACCTGTAGCTATTATCAAGACAATAGAAGTAACTATAATGCCAATGAATGAAGTGACTGAAGAATTTGCTGTAGCTGAGGGTGAAGGCGATCTTACTTATAATTACTGGAGAGACACCCATATACAGTTCTTTACAAAGGAACTAAGCGAACTTGGTCTTAGTTTTTCTGAAGATATGCTGCTCGTTTGCGAACGTTTTAAGCTTATCGATGTAAAAAACAAAGTGAAGCTATGA
- a CDS encoding sensor histidine kinase — protein sequence MKKIFNPFTYVRKIRELIGKIVKSVKRSIRIQLITAFTACALLGILSAKAAAPFFENANREATIDYRVGMEQINQQAQSVASSSVHENKLEAISTMIEIENQNLEQNSRALKVLVTDESGKVLYKTKQAQEEQIDLHNTIRNASSFAINYMNGRKEFESTRKEFIAFAPITIEDKNLYMFVSGIPEGEVIYDTQEGPFPFFIGVLVFIFSFFYITKRKMKQIEAMAQGVKEIEKGNLAYRIEKKGEDEIASLTENINNMAEELMNNIEKERKLEKQKNELITNVSHDLRTPLTSIMGYLRLLRDSKYENKEQHDEYTRIAFAKSEQLKNLIEDLFEYTKLTNEQVVLEKQEVCVNELLDQLIEELVPQAEEHGLMFVKKFPEERAYAMIDSEKMVRVFDNLLMNAIKYSKDDGEIKVSLQRQRRNIQIVIANHSEEFTREELGNLFERFYKKDQSRSRVTEGSGLGLAIAKSIVELQGGSIRAEYEDGIVQFIVSLPIIEK from the coding sequence TTGAAAAAGATATTTAATCCATTTACTTATGTTAGGAAAATTCGAGAATTAATTGGAAAGATAGTGAAGAGTGTGAAACGGAGTATACGAATTCAACTTATTACTGCGTTTACTGCTTGTGCGTTGTTAGGGATTTTGTCAGCGAAGGCAGCAGCACCGTTTTTTGAGAATGCGAATCGAGAGGCGACGATCGATTATCGGGTTGGTATGGAACAAATTAATCAACAAGCTCAAAGCGTGGCAAGTAGTTCAGTTCATGAAAATAAATTAGAAGCTATATCAACTATGATTGAAATAGAGAATCAAAATTTAGAACAAAACTCTAGAGCTTTAAAAGTATTGGTCACTGACGAGAGCGGTAAAGTTTTATATAAAACGAAGCAGGCGCAAGAAGAGCAAATTGATTTGCATAATACAATTCGTAATGCATCATCGTTTGCGATTAATTATATGAATGGTAGAAAAGAATTTGAAAGTACGAGAAAAGAATTTATAGCTTTTGCACCTATTACAATAGAAGATAAGAATTTATACATGTTTGTTAGTGGGATTCCAGAAGGTGAAGTAATATATGATACGCAAGAAGGACCGTTTCCGTTTTTCATAGGTGTACTTGTATTTATTTTCTCTTTCTTCTATATAACAAAGAGAAAGATGAAGCAAATTGAAGCGATGGCACAAGGTGTAAAGGAAATAGAAAAAGGAAACTTAGCGTACCGTATTGAGAAAAAAGGTGAAGATGAGATTGCGTCTTTAACTGAGAATATTAATAATATGGCGGAAGAGCTTATGAATAATATAGAAAAGGAACGTAAATTAGAGAAGCAAAAGAATGAGCTTATTACGAATGTATCACACGATTTACGTACACCACTGACTTCTATAATGGGTTACTTGCGATTACTTCGAGATTCTAAATATGAAAATAAAGAACAACATGATGAGTATACGAGAATTGCTTTTGCAAAGTCGGAGCAGTTAAAGAATTTAATAGAAGATTTATTTGAGTATACGAAGTTAACGAATGAACAAGTTGTATTAGAAAAACAGGAAGTGTGTGTAAATGAGTTACTTGATCAATTAATAGAAGAGTTAGTACCACAAGCGGAAGAGCATGGCCTTATGTTTGTTAAGAAGTTTCCTGAGGAACGTGCATATGCGATGATTGATTCGGAAAAGATGGTCCGTGTATTCGACAACTTACTAATGAATGCAATTAAGTATAGTAAAGATGACGGAGAGATAAAAGTTTCTCTTCAAAGGCAGCGCAGGAATATACAAATTGTTATTGCGAATCATAGTGAAGAGTTTACGAGAGAAGAGTTAGGGAACTTGTTTGAACGGTTTTATAAGAAAGATCAATCTAGAAGTAGAGTAACAGAAGGTTCGGGGCTCGGATTAGCTATTGCGAAAAGTATTGTTGAGTTGCAAGGTGGTAGTATTCGAGCTGAGTATGAGGACGGGATCGTTCAGTTCATCGTTTCATTACCAATTATAGAAAAATAA
- a CDS encoding response regulator transcription factor, giving the protein MAGETILVVDDEKEIRNLITIYLKNEGYKVLQAGDGEEGLRILEENEVHLVVLDIMMPKVDGIHMCMKVREAKEMPIIMLSAKTQDMDKILGLTTGADDYVAKPFNPLELIARIKSQLRRYMKMNGFAIQNEDELEIGEMKINISTHTVIVDGEEVKLTPREFSILELLVRNPGMVFSAEQIYEKVWNERSFQSDNTVMVHIRKVREKIEENPRKPIYIKTVWGVGYKIEKDI; this is encoded by the coding sequence ATGGCCGGGGAAACGATACTTGTCGTAGATGATGAAAAAGAAATTAGGAACCTTATTACAATTTATTTAAAGAACGAAGGATATAAAGTACTGCAAGCAGGGGACGGAGAAGAAGGGTTACGTATATTAGAAGAAAATGAAGTGCACTTAGTCGTATTAGATATTATGATGCCGAAAGTAGATGGTATTCATATGTGTATGAAAGTAAGGGAAGCGAAGGAAATGCCGATTATTATGCTTTCGGCAAAAACGCAAGATATGGATAAAATTTTAGGATTAACAACAGGTGCAGATGATTATGTAGCAAAACCGTTTAACCCGTTAGAGTTAATCGCAAGAATTAAATCGCAGCTACGTCGTTATATGAAAATGAATGGCTTTGCTATTCAAAATGAGGACGAGTTAGAAATTGGAGAGATGAAAATAAACATCTCCACTCATACAGTCATTGTGGATGGAGAAGAAGTGAAACTGACCCCGAGGGAATTTTCAATTTTAGAATTACTAGTCCGTAATCCGGGGATGGTCTTTAGTGCGGAACAAATTTATGAAAAGGTTTGGAACGAAAGATCTTTCCAGTCGGATAACACGGTAATGGTTCATATTCGGAAAGTGCGTGAAAAGATTGAGGAGAATCCAAGGAAGCCAATATATATAAAAACAGTATGGGGAGTGGGGTATAAGATTGAAAAAGATATTTAA
- a CDS encoding NCS2 family permease: MKRYFQFDELGTNYKTEFIAGLTTFLSMAYVLFVNPATLSLGNVKGLPAGTGMDPGAVFVATALAAAIGSLIMGIFAKYPIALAPGMGINAFFAYTAVLTMGIPWQTAIAGTLMSGIIFIILTASGIREKIINAIPVELKFAVAAGIGLFIAFLGFQNAGIIVKNDAVLVGLGDLTKGTTLLAIFGVVTTIIFMIKKINGAVFYGMILTAILGVATGLIDTPKAVVGAIPSLEPTFGVALTHFGDIFTVEMAIVIITFFFIDFFDTAGTLVAVANQAGLMKNNKLPRAGKALFADAIATVIGAILGTSTTTSYIESSAGVAAGGRSGFTAVVTAGFFLLALFFSPLLSVVTPAVTAPALIIVGILMVSSLGEIDWKKFEIAVPAFFTIISMPLTYSIATGIAIGFIFYPITMVVSGRRKEIHPIMYVMGVLFVLYFIYVRK, from the coding sequence ATGAAACGCTATTTTCAGTTTGATGAACTCGGCACAAATTATAAAACAGAGTTCATAGCAGGTTTAACGACATTTCTATCTATGGCTTACGTACTATTTGTCAATCCTGCTACGCTGTCGCTTGGAAATGTTAAAGGATTACCGGCAGGTACAGGAATGGATCCAGGTGCAGTATTCGTTGCTACAGCATTAGCAGCGGCGATTGGTTCGTTAATTATGGGGATATTTGCGAAGTATCCGATTGCTTTAGCGCCAGGTATGGGAATAAACGCGTTCTTTGCTTATACAGCGGTGTTAACGATGGGAATTCCGTGGCAAACGGCAATTGCTGGAACATTAATGTCAGGTATTATCTTTATTATTCTTACTGCTTCAGGTATTCGTGAAAAAATCATTAATGCAATTCCAGTAGAGTTAAAGTTTGCAGTAGCGGCGGGTATTGGATTATTCATTGCCTTCCTTGGATTCCAAAACGCTGGAATTATCGTAAAGAATGATGCTGTTCTTGTTGGGTTGGGGGACTTAACAAAGGGCACAACGTTACTAGCAATCTTCGGAGTTGTTACTACAATCATTTTCATGATTAAAAAAATAAATGGTGCAGTTTTCTACGGTATGATCCTTACGGCGATCTTAGGAGTAGCGACTGGATTAATTGATACACCAAAAGCTGTAGTGGGAGCAATACCGAGTCTAGAACCAACGTTCGGGGTAGCATTAACTCACTTTGGAGACATTTTCACTGTTGAAATGGCGATTGTTATTATAACGTTCTTCTTTATCGATTTCTTTGATACAGCAGGTACGCTTGTAGCGGTTGCGAATCAAGCGGGATTAATGAAGAACAATAAATTACCACGTGCAGGTAAAGCGTTATTTGCAGATGCGATTGCAACTGTAATTGGTGCGATTTTAGGTACATCAACAACAACGTCTTACATTGAATCGTCTGCGGGGGTAGCAGCAGGAGGACGTTCTGGATTTACAGCGGTTGTAACAGCAGGGTTCTTCTTACTGGCACTATTCTTCTCGCCGCTATTAAGTGTTGTGACACCAGCTGTAACAGCGCCAGCATTAATTATTGTAGGAATCTTGATGGTTTCATCTTTAGGAGAAATTGATTGGAAGAAATTTGAGATTGCAGTGCCAGCGTTCTTTACTATCATTTCAATGCCACTTACGTATAGTATCGCAACAGGAATTGCAATCGGGTTTATCTTCTATCCAATTACAATGGTTGTGAGTGGTCGTCGTAAAGAGATTCATCCAATTATGTATGTTATGGGAGTTTTATTCGTACTATATTTCATCTACGTTCGTAAATAA
- the guaA gene encoding glutamine-hydrolyzing GMP synthase, with protein MKKQHDTIIVLDFGSQYNQLIARRIREFGVYSELHPHTITAEEIKAMNPKGIIFSGGPNSVYGEGALHCDEKIFELGLPIFGICYGMQLMTQHFGGKVERANHREYGKAVLKVENESKLYANLPEEQVVWMSHGDLVTGLPEGFVVDATSESCPIAGMSNEAENLYGVQFHPEVRHSEHGNDLIKNFVFGVCGCSEGWNMENFIEVELEKIRETVGDKKVLCALSGGVDSSVVAVLIHKAIGDQLTCIFVDHGLLRKDEAEGVMKTFSEGFHMNVIKVDAQERFMNKLKGVEDPEQKRKIIGNEFIYVFDDEASKLQGMDFLAQGTLYTDIVESGTATAQTIKSHHNVGGLPEDMQFKLIEPLNTLFKDEVRVLGSELGIPDEIVWRQPFPGPGLGIRVLGEITEEKLEIVRESDAILREEIIKAGLDREVWQYFTALPGMRSVGVMGDERTYDYTVGIRAVTSIDGMTADWARIPWDVLEKISVRIVNEVKHVNRIVYDITSKPPATIEWE; from the coding sequence TTGAAGAAGCAGCATGATACAATTATCGTTTTAGATTTTGGGAGTCAGTACAATCAGTTAATAGCACGTCGAATTCGTGAGTTCGGTGTATACAGTGAACTTCATCCACATACAATTACTGCAGAAGAAATTAAAGCAATGAATCCAAAAGGGATTATCTTCTCTGGTGGACCAAATAGTGTATACGGTGAAGGTGCATTACATTGTGATGAAAAAATCTTTGAACTAGGATTACCGATTTTCGGTATTTGTTACGGTATGCAGCTTATGACGCAACACTTTGGTGGTAAAGTAGAACGTGCCAACCACCGTGAGTATGGAAAAGCTGTTCTTAAAGTAGAGAACGAATCAAAATTATATGCGAACCTTCCAGAAGAGCAAGTTGTATGGATGAGCCATGGTGACTTAGTAACTGGTTTACCTGAAGGATTCGTAGTAGATGCAACAAGTGAGTCTTGTCCAATTGCTGGTATGAGCAATGAAGCGGAAAACTTATACGGTGTACAATTCCACCCAGAAGTACGTCACTCTGAGCACGGTAACGATTTAATTAAAAACTTCGTATTCGGCGTATGTGGTTGTTCTGAAGGATGGAACATGGAGAACTTTATAGAAGTAGAATTAGAGAAGATCCGTGAAACTGTTGGAGACAAAAAAGTATTATGCGCACTTAGTGGCGGTGTAGACTCTTCTGTTGTAGCAGTATTAATTCATAAAGCGATTGGTGACCAATTAACATGTATTTTCGTGGACCACGGTTTACTTCGTAAAGATGAAGCAGAAGGTGTTATGAAAACATTTAGCGAAGGCTTCCATATGAACGTTATTAAAGTGGATGCACAAGAGCGCTTCATGAACAAGTTAAAAGGTGTAGAAGATCCAGAGCAAAAACGTAAAATCATTGGTAATGAATTCATTTACGTATTTGATGATGAAGCTTCTAAATTACAAGGAATGGACTTCCTAGCGCAAGGTACACTTTACACGGATATCGTTGAAAGTGGTACAGCAACTGCACAAACAATTAAATCTCACCATAACGTTGGTGGACTTCCAGAAGACATGCAGTTCAAATTAATTGAGCCTTTAAATACTTTATTTAAAGACGAAGTACGTGTATTAGGATCAGAACTAGGAATTCCTGATGAAATCGTATGGCGTCAACCATTCCCAGGCCCTGGTCTTGGTATTCGTGTATTAGGTGAAATTACAGAAGAGAAATTAGAAATCGTTCGTGAATCTGATGCAATTTTACGTGAAGAAATTATAAAAGCAGGATTAGACCGCGAAGTTTGGCAATACTTCACTGCGCTTCCTGGTATGCGTAGCGTAGGTGTTATGGGTGACGAGCGTACTTACGATTACACAGTAGGTATCCGTGCAGTAACATCTATCGATGGTATGACAGCTGACTGGGCACGTATCCCTTGGGACGTATTAGAGAAAATCTCTGTACGTATCGTAAACGAAGTAAAACACGTTAACCGTATCGTGTATGATATAACAAGTAAGCCACCAGCAACTATTGAGTGGGAATAG